In a single window of the Rhopalosiphum padi isolate XX-2018 chromosome 1, ASM2088224v1, whole genome shotgun sequence genome:
- the LOC132927940 gene encoding dual specificity mitogen-activated protein kinase kinase 4-like isoform X2 yields MSNNDSNGSSPSGAARPSHPQLDMRQEAAITEKRRQLKLAIQGTPGPSFGFNSPIPSLQSLKFEEDNKLLSNGSTSKQPNLPRVRLSNTETMTEKSRERLKMCQTIQSTGKLQLSENKVYDFTSDDLQDLGEIGRGGFGTVNKMLHRSSDTVMAVKRIRSTVDENEQKQLLMDLDVVMKSNECPYIVQFYGALFKEGDCWICMELMDTSLDKFYKYIYEKLNQRIPENILGKITVATVKALNYLKEKLKIIHRDVKPSNILLDSRGNIKLCDFGISGQLVDSIAKTRDAGCRPYMAPERIDPVRGRGGYDVRSDVWSLGITLVEVATGRFPYPRWSSVFEQLCQVVQGDPPRLQTSNNFSPNFVNFVNTCLIKEENQRPKYNKLLEHPFIKRSDAESVDVASYISEIMAAMENDGAFMYTMNDP; encoded by the exons ATGTCCAACAATGACAGTAATGGAAGTTCGCCATCTG GAGCTGCAAGACCTTCTCATCCACAGTTAGACATGCGTCAAGAAGCTGCAATAACAG AAAAAAGAAGACAGCTAAAATTGGCTATCCAAGGAACACCCGGTCCTTCATTTGGATTCAATTCTCCAATACCAAGCTTACAGTCATTAaa ATTTGAagaagataataaattattaagcaatGGATCCACATCAAAACAACCAAATTTACCTAGAGTACGGTTATCTAATACTGAAACAATGACTGAAAAGTCACG agaaAGACTAAAAATGTGTCAAACAATACAATCCACTGGAAAACTACAACTTTCTGAGAACAAG gtatatGATTTTACATCAGATGATTTACAAGATTTAGGAGAGATTGGCCGAGGTGGTTTTGGAACTGTGAACAAAATGTTGCATCGTAGCAGTGATACAGTAATGGCTGttaag aggATAAGGTCTACTGTTGATGAAAATGAACAAAAACAATTACTAATGGATTTGGATGTTGTGATGAAATCTAATGAATGCccttatattgtacaattttatggAGCACTTTTCAaagaa GGAGATTGTTGGATTTGTATGGAACTTATGGACACATCATTggataaattctataaatatatctatgaaaaattaaatcaacgaaTACCAGAAAATATATTAGGGAAAATAACTGTTGCG ACTGTAAAAGCATTGAATTATcttaaagaaaaattgaaaatcattcACCGGGATGTTAAGCCTAGCAATATTCTATTGGATTCTCGAGGAAATATAAAACTATGTGATTTTGGTATTTCAGGGCAGTTAGTGGATTCTATAGCAAAAACTAGAGATGCTGGCTGCCGCCCATATATGGCA ccGGAAAGAATTGACCCAGTTCGTGGTCGAGGAGGTTATGATGTCCGTTCAGATGTTTGGTCCTTAGGTATCACTCTAGTTGAAGTTGCTACCGGGCGATTTCCATATCCAAGATGGAGTTCTGTTTTTGAACAACTATGTCAGGTTGTTCAAGGAGATCCACCAAGATTGCAGACTTCTAACAATTTTTCTCCTAATTTTGTGAATTTCGTTAATActtg TTTGATAAAAGAAGAAAATCAAAGGCCTAAGTACAACAAACTGCTAGAACACCCATTCATAAAACGTAGTGATGCTGAAAGCGTAGATGTAGCTTCTTATATTAGTGAAATAATGGCCGCAATGGAAAATGATGGTGCATTTATGTACACAATGAATGACCCTTGa
- the LOC132927957 gene encoding tRNA N(3)-methylcytidine methyltransferase METTL2-like isoform X2 — protein MTESIDKSKRKQFGNRFLKTDDDVFKHNAWDNVEWNEEQEIQAMSQVCAHVKTKMPSEKAADLEDNADEYWNKFYSVHQEKFFKNRCWLFTEFPEITLLKNEKPSAILEVGCGVGNSVFPILSHCADSNLHVYCCDFSSNAIQILKENSEYNKEHCTAFVCDITNDEWNPPFALESLDVILLVFVLSAIQPEKLKQVVGNFYKYLKPGGMVLFRDYGRYDMAQLRFKEGRCISENYYSRGDGTLVYFFTQDDVKQLFLEAGFEQVQNIVDRRMQVNRGKQLKMYRVWIQCKYKKPIL, from the exons ggATAATGTGGAATGGAATGAAGAGCAAGAAATACAAGCTATGTCTCAAGTATGTGCGCATGTGAAAACAAAAATGCCTTCAGAAAAAGCTGCTGATTTAGAAGATAATGCTGATGAATATTGGAATAAGTTTTATTCTGTCCACCAAgaaaa gttttttaagAACAGATGTTGGTTATTTACTGAATTTCCAGAAATAACtttacttaaaaatgaaaaaccaaGCGCTATATTAGAAGTGGGATGTGGAGTTGGAAATTCAGTCTTTCCCATATTATCACACTGTGCAGACAGCAATTTACATGTGTACTGTTGTGATTTTTCTTCAAATGCCATACAAATCCTAAAAGAAAATTCGGAATACAACAAAGAACATTGTACAGCATTTGTATGTGATATAACTAATGATGAATGGAATCCTCCATTTGCTTTGGAGAGTTTGgatgttatattattggtttttgttCTTTCCGCTATACAACCTGAAAA ATTAAAACAAGTAGTAGGTAACTTTTATAAGTACTTGAAACCAGGAGGTATGGTATTGTTTCGCGATTATGGTAGATACGACATGGCACAGCTAAGATTTAAAGAAGGGAGATGTATAtcagaaaattattatagtagagGTGATGGAACATTGGTATACTTTTTTACTCAAG ACGATGTTAAACAATTGTTCCTAGAAGCAGGCTTTGAACAAGTTCAAAATATTGTTGATCGCCGTATGCAAGTAAATAGAGgtaaacagttaaaaatgtatcgtGTTTGGATTCAATGTAAATATAAGAAACCCATTTTgtaa
- the LOC132927940 gene encoding dual specificity mitogen-activated protein kinase kinase 4-like isoform X1, translating to MSNNDSNGSSPSGAARPSHPQLDMRQEAAITEKRRQLKLAIQGTPGPSFGFNSPIPSLQSLKFEEDNKLLSNGSTSKQPNLPRVRLSNTETMTEKSRYRSIERTKLRERLKMCQTIQSTGKLQLSENKVYDFTSDDLQDLGEIGRGGFGTVNKMLHRSSDTVMAVKRIRSTVDENEQKQLLMDLDVVMKSNECPYIVQFYGALFKEGDCWICMELMDTSLDKFYKYIYEKLNQRIPENILGKITVATVKALNYLKEKLKIIHRDVKPSNILLDSRGNIKLCDFGISGQLVDSIAKTRDAGCRPYMAPERIDPVRGRGGYDVRSDVWSLGITLVEVATGRFPYPRWSSVFEQLCQVVQGDPPRLQTSNNFSPNFVNFVNTCLIKEENQRPKYNKLLEHPFIKRSDAESVDVASYISEIMAAMENDGAFMYTMNDP from the exons ATGTCCAACAATGACAGTAATGGAAGTTCGCCATCTG GAGCTGCAAGACCTTCTCATCCACAGTTAGACATGCGTCAAGAAGCTGCAATAACAG AAAAAAGAAGACAGCTAAAATTGGCTATCCAAGGAACACCCGGTCCTTCATTTGGATTCAATTCTCCAATACCAAGCTTACAGTCATTAaa ATTTGAagaagataataaattattaagcaatGGATCCACATCAAAACAACCAAATTTACCTAGAGTACGGTTATCTAATACTGAAACAATGACTGAAAAGTCACG ATACAGATCCATAGAACGTACTAAATTACG agaaAGACTAAAAATGTGTCAAACAATACAATCCACTGGAAAACTACAACTTTCTGAGAACAAG gtatatGATTTTACATCAGATGATTTACAAGATTTAGGAGAGATTGGCCGAGGTGGTTTTGGAACTGTGAACAAAATGTTGCATCGTAGCAGTGATACAGTAATGGCTGttaag aggATAAGGTCTACTGTTGATGAAAATGAACAAAAACAATTACTAATGGATTTGGATGTTGTGATGAAATCTAATGAATGCccttatattgtacaattttatggAGCACTTTTCAaagaa GGAGATTGTTGGATTTGTATGGAACTTATGGACACATCATTggataaattctataaatatatctatgaaaaattaaatcaacgaaTACCAGAAAATATATTAGGGAAAATAACTGTTGCG ACTGTAAAAGCATTGAATTATcttaaagaaaaattgaaaatcattcACCGGGATGTTAAGCCTAGCAATATTCTATTGGATTCTCGAGGAAATATAAAACTATGTGATTTTGGTATTTCAGGGCAGTTAGTGGATTCTATAGCAAAAACTAGAGATGCTGGCTGCCGCCCATATATGGCA ccGGAAAGAATTGACCCAGTTCGTGGTCGAGGAGGTTATGATGTCCGTTCAGATGTTTGGTCCTTAGGTATCACTCTAGTTGAAGTTGCTACCGGGCGATTTCCATATCCAAGATGGAGTTCTGTTTTTGAACAACTATGTCAGGTTGTTCAAGGAGATCCACCAAGATTGCAGACTTCTAACAATTTTTCTCCTAATTTTGTGAATTTCGTTAATActtg TTTGATAAAAGAAGAAAATCAAAGGCCTAAGTACAACAAACTGCTAGAACACCCATTCATAAAACGTAGTGATGCTGAAAGCGTAGATGTAGCTTCTTATATTAGTGAAATAATGGCCGCAATGGAAAATGATGGTGCATTTATGTACACAATGAATGACCCTTGa
- the LOC132927957 gene encoding tRNA N(3)-methylcytidine methyltransferase METTL2-like isoform X1, with translation MTESIDKSKRKQFGNRFLKTDDDVFKHNAWDNVEWNEEQEIQAMSQVCAHVKTKMPSEKAADLEDNADEYWNKFYSVHQEKFFKNRCWLFTEFPEITLLKNEKPSAILEVGCGVGNSVFPILSHCADSNLHVYCCDFSSNAIQILKENSEYNKEHCTAFVCDITNDEWNPPFALESLDVILLVFVLSAIQPEKCDIYIELKQVVGNFYKYLKPGGMVLFRDYGRYDMAQLRFKEGRCISENYYSRGDGTLVYFFTQDDVKQLFLEAGFEQVQNIVDRRMQVNRGKQLKMYRVWIQCKYKKPIL, from the exons ggATAATGTGGAATGGAATGAAGAGCAAGAAATACAAGCTATGTCTCAAGTATGTGCGCATGTGAAAACAAAAATGCCTTCAGAAAAAGCTGCTGATTTAGAAGATAATGCTGATGAATATTGGAATAAGTTTTATTCTGTCCACCAAgaaaa gttttttaagAACAGATGTTGGTTATTTACTGAATTTCCAGAAATAACtttacttaaaaatgaaaaaccaaGCGCTATATTAGAAGTGGGATGTGGAGTTGGAAATTCAGTCTTTCCCATATTATCACACTGTGCAGACAGCAATTTACATGTGTACTGTTGTGATTTTTCTTCAAATGCCATACAAATCCTAAAAGAAAATTCGGAATACAACAAAGAACATTGTACAGCATTTGTATGTGATATAACTAATGATGAATGGAATCCTCCATTTGCTTTGGAGAGTTTGgatgttatattattggtttttgttCTTTCCGCTATACAACCTGAAAAGtgtgatatatatattga ATTAAAACAAGTAGTAGGTAACTTTTATAAGTACTTGAAACCAGGAGGTATGGTATTGTTTCGCGATTATGGTAGATACGACATGGCACAGCTAAGATTTAAAGAAGGGAGATGTATAtcagaaaattattatagtagagGTGATGGAACATTGGTATACTTTTTTACTCAAG ACGATGTTAAACAATTGTTCCTAGAAGCAGGCTTTGAACAAGTTCAAAATATTGTTGATCGCCGTATGCAAGTAAATAGAGgtaaacagttaaaaatgtatcgtGTTTGGATTCAATGTAAATATAAGAAACCCATTTTgtaa